A portion of the Fusobacterium nucleatum genome contains these proteins:
- a CDS encoding amidohydrolase — MYADIIIKNAKCITVNNKKVFEWLAIKDEKIIAIDNGEKYNSLINKTTIILDAKGKSVLPGFIDSHFHLVQTAMNEEGINLHNVSTFEEIGKKIKKANLKSKESIFGVRLEKENLQEKKFPDRKVLDQFSDNIPIWINNLDYQVSILNTYGLLYYKIPFRIDGIELDEKGAPTGIFRGKANATLRTNILNSYPNKNREENIRKLIPKLLKVGITTVNAMEGGYMYSDKDANFIYEHIADFPIDIVLFYQCLDLDKVREKKLKRIGGSLYIDGTMGARTAALTFEYNDKPGEMGRLIFSQKELNEFVEECYINKLQLSLYTIGDRAIEIALNAHEYALEKTGIKGLRHRMEHVELASLSQIKRAKKLGIIFSMNPTYERYWGGSNKMYSERLGKKYIETNKFREIIDGGLTLCGGSDSDVCDYNPFVGIHSAVNHPVKKHRISLYEAIRIYTINGAYAIFEENNKGSLEIGKLADIIILDTDIFEIDKESIDKIKVLCTIKSGKILYNAI, encoded by the coding sequence ATGTATGCAGATATAATCATAAAAAATGCAAAATGTATAACTGTAAATAATAAAAAAGTCTTTGAATGGTTAGCTATAAAAGATGAGAAAATAATTGCTATTGACAATGGTGAAAAATATAATTCTCTTATAAATAAAACTACAATTATTTTAGATGCAAAAGGAAAAAGTGTTTTACCAGGATTTATAGACAGTCACTTTCACCTTGTACAGACTGCAATGAATGAAGAAGGAATAAATCTTCATAATGTTAGTACATTTGAAGAAATTGGAAAAAAAATAAAAAAAGCTAATTTAAAATCAAAAGAAAGTATTTTTGGAGTTAGACTAGAAAAAGAAAATCTGCAAGAAAAAAAATTCCCAGATAGAAAAGTTTTAGATCAATTTTCAGATAACATTCCAATTTGGATAAATAACTTAGATTACCAAGTTAGTATTTTGAATACCTATGGTCTTTTATATTACAAAATCCCATTTCGTATAGATGGAATAGAGTTGGATGAAAAGGGAGCACCAACAGGTATATTTAGAGGAAAAGCAAATGCAACATTAAGAACTAATATATTAAATAGTTATCCAAATAAAAATAGAGAAGAAAATATTAGAAAACTCATACCAAAACTACTTAAAGTAGGGATAACAACTGTAAATGCTATGGAAGGTGGCTATATGTATAGTGATAAAGATGCAAACTTTATATATGAACATATAGCTGACTTTCCAATAGATATTGTTTTATTTTATCAATGTCTTGATTTAGATAAGGTAAGAGAAAAAAAATTGAAAAGAATTGGAGGGAGCCTTTATATAGATGGCACAATGGGTGCCAGAACAGCTGCATTAACTTTTGAATATAATGATAAACCTGGAGAAATGGGACGATTAATTTTTTCACAAAAAGAACTTAATGAATTTGTAGAAGAATGTTATATAAATAAATTACAACTTTCTTTATATACTATTGGAGATAGAGCTATAGAAATAGCTTTAAATGCACATGAATACGCATTAGAAAAAACAGGAATTAAAGGTTTAAGACACAGAATGGAACATGTTGAACTTGCAAGTCTTTCACAAATAAAAAGAGCTAAAAAACTAGGGATAATATTTTCCATGAACCCAACTTATGAAAGATATTGGGGTGGTTCTAATAAAATGTATTCTGAAAGATTAGGTAAAAAATATATAGAAACAAATAAATTTCGTGAAATTATAGATGGAGGTTTAACTTTATGTGGAGGTTCTGATAGTGATGTCTGTGACTATAATCCTTTTGTAGGAATTCACTCAGCTGTCAATCATCCTGTAAAAAAACATAGAATAAGTTTGTATGAAGCAATAAGGATATATACAATAAATGGAGCTTATGCTATTTTTGAAGAAAATAATAAAGGAAGTTTAGAGATTGGGAAATTAGCTGATATTATAATTTTGGATACAGATATTTTTGAAATAGACAAAGAAAGTATTGATAAAATAAAAGTTCTATGTACAATAAAATCTGGAAAAATTCTTTATAATGCAATCTAA
- a CDS encoding amidohydrolase produces MLDKLFINGEIYSMKKEGEKFQSLGVKDGKIVFLGTNDEAKNVSSKELIDLKGKMMIPGMADAHLHLYAYCQNLTFVDLSKVHDINEMVSLMKEKVKNIKKGDWIKGVNFDQSKWKENRFPTLQEMDSISKDNPVIIKRCCLHAVVANSKALEMAGIGKNYQAGSGGIVELDKDGMPNGILREQSTKAFDDILPDPLKDIEVQKKIMQDVLNDMSSKGITTIHTYAAKIWQYNEDISIYKNFEKEEKLPLRVTVCIDELFEPEILTEEKLNNPYRKVQLGAYKIFSDGSMGSRSAALKAPYTDDPENSGFMLFTQEELNNKILTAYEHGLQPAIHAIGDRALDMTLAAIEYTLKTTKEKGMTDEEQKKRLPFRIIHVQMIDDNLLERMKKLPLVLDIQPIFLCTDLHWIEDRIGKERLKGSFALKTMENAGLIQTGGSDCPVETYEPLKGIYAAVTRQDMEGYPTEGFLPEERLSIYEALCMYTKNVHYATGQESVLGTLEIGKFADLTVLEKDLFKIDETEIKDVKVEQTYVAGNCVFMIK; encoded by the coding sequence ATGCTAGATAAATTATTTATAAATGGTGAAATTTACTCAATGAAAAAAGAAGGAGAAAAATTTCAATCCTTGGGTGTAAAAGATGGAAAAATAGTTTTTTTAGGAACAAATGATGAAGCAAAAAATGTTAGTTCAAAAGAGCTTATAGACTTAAAAGGAAAAATGATGATTCCTGGAATGGCTGATGCACATTTACATTTATATGCTTATTGTCAGAATTTAACATTTGTAGATTTATCAAAAGTTCATGATATAAATGAAATGGTATCTTTAATGAAAGAGAAAGTAAAAAATATAAAAAAAGGTGATTGGATTAAAGGGGTAAATTTTGACCAAAGTAAATGGAAAGAAAATAGATTTCCAACTTTGCAAGAAATGGATTCAATTAGTAAAGATAACCCAGTTATTATAAAAAGATGTTGCCTTCATGCTGTTGTAGCTAATTCAAAAGCATTGGAAATGGCTGGTATTGGAAAAAATTATCAGGCCGGTAGTGGTGGAATTGTGGAATTAGATAAAGATGGTATGCCTAATGGTATTTTAAGAGAACAAAGTACAAAAGCATTTGATGATATTTTACCTGATCCTTTAAAAGATATTGAAGTACAAAAAAAAATAATGCAAGATGTTTTAAATGATATGTCTAGTAAAGGAATTACAACAATTCATACTTATGCAGCAAAAATATGGCAATATAATGAAGATATAAGTATTTATAAAAATTTTGAAAAAGAAGAGAAATTACCTCTTAGAGTGACAGTTTGTATTGATGAATTATTTGAACCAGAAATTTTAACAGAAGAAAAATTAAATAATCCTTATAGAAAAGTTCAGCTAGGAGCATATAAGATATTTTCAGATGGTTCAATGGGTTCAAGATCAGCTGCACTAAAAGCCCCATATACTGATGATCCAGAAAATAGTGGTTTTATGTTATTCACACAAGAAGAGTTAAATAACAAAATCCTAACAGCTTATGAACATGGCTTACAGCCAGCAATACATGCAATTGGAGATAGAGCATTAGACATGACTTTAGCTGCTATTGAATATACATTGAAAACAACAAAAGAAAAAGGTATGACTGATGAAGAACAAAAGAAAAGATTACCTTTTAGAATAATACATGTTCAAATGATAGATGACAATTTATTAGAAAGAATGAAAAAATTACCTTTAGTTTTAGATATACAACCTATATTTTTATGTACAGATTTACACTGGATAGAAGATAGAATAGGAAAAGAAAGATTAAAAGGCTCATTTGCTTTAAAAACTATGGAAAATGCTGGTTTAATACAAACTGGTGGTTCTGATTGTCCAGTTGAAACTTATGAACCTTTAAAAGGTATATATGCAGCTGTTACTAGGCAAGATATGGAAGGATATCCAACAGAAGGATTTTTACCAGAAGAAAGATTAAGTATATATGAAGCATTATGTATGTACACTAAAAATGTTCATTATGCAACTGGTCAAGAAAGTGTATTGGGAACATTAGAAATTGGAAAATTTGCTGATTTAACTGTATTAGAGAAGGACTTATTTAAAATTGATGAAACAGAAATAAAAGATGTAAAAGTTGAGCAAACTTATGTAGCTGGAAATTGTGTTTTTATGATAAAATAG
- the nhaC gene encoding Na+/H+ antiporter NhaC, with protein MQNQGNVKQPSLWLCLSIVLFLIVSFLLQLIIKGEPDVHMTLFFASIFASAMLIIFNKTKFSLIEEGIIHGCKIATISMMILMFIGVMIPAWIAAGTIPTLIYYGLKLISPSIFLVTATLTCAIATLCTGTSWGTAATFGVALMGIGGGLGISPGMTAAAVICGAIFGDKMSPISDTVNLSAGTCEVNIFDNIKSVATATIPGFILTIVVFIFLDLKFNSGEIHSQAVDNMLAILSNNFNLTPIHALVSLIPMILVLILALKKINALATIVVSAIVAMFIAILLQKYSLIDMMSYMNYGFKIDTGNFDVDKLLNRGGLQSMMWTVSIGYLGLSYGGILEKTGVLNTLLNSMQTITKNSRNLILSHIVTGFLTIMLSASPYVSILIPGRMFIKGYEKLGIKKSVASRTCEHSGICLDPLLPWSLGAVYFSGVLGVKTMDYAIYCILLYVVPLIATFYAITGIFVWKENSKEGVND; from the coding sequence ATGCAAAATCAAGGTAATGTAAAACAACCATCTTTATGGCTATGTCTAAGTATTGTTCTATTTTTAATTGTATCTTTTTTGTTGCAGTTGATAATAAAAGGAGAACCTGATGTACATATGACTCTATTTTTTGCATCAATCTTTGCATCAGCCATGCTTATTATTTTCAACAAAACCAAATTTAGTTTAATAGAAGAAGGAATCATACATGGATGCAAGATTGCAACAATATCCATGATGATACTTATGTTTATTGGAGTTATGATTCCAGCTTGGATAGCAGCAGGAACTATTCCTACTTTAATCTATTATGGATTGAAATTAATATCTCCATCAATTTTCTTAGTAACAGCAACTCTTACTTGTGCAATAGCTACACTATGTACAGGTACTTCATGGGGGACTGCTGCAACATTTGGTGTTGCACTTATGGGTATTGGTGGAGGACTAGGAATTTCTCCTGGAATGACTGCTGCTGCTGTAATATGTGGAGCAATTTTTGGTGATAAAATGTCTCCAATATCTGACACTGTAAACCTTTCAGCTGGTACTTGTGAAGTAAACATATTTGATAATATTAAAAGTGTTGCAACAGCAACAATACCAGGATTTATTTTAACCATTGTAGTATTTATTTTTTTAGATTTGAAATTTAATTCAGGTGAAATTCACAGTCAAGCAGTAGACAACATGTTAGCCATTTTATCAAATAATTTTAATTTAACTCCTATTCATGCTCTAGTTAGTTTAATTCCTATGATTTTAGTTTTAATTTTGGCATTAAAAAAGATAAATGCCTTAGCGACAATTGTTGTTTCTGCAATAGTTGCTATGTTTATAGCAATTCTATTACAAAAATATTCATTAATAGATATGATGAGTTATATGAACTATGGTTTTAAAATTGATACAGGAAATTTTGATGTAGATAAACTATTAAATCGTGGTGGCTTACAATCAATGATGTGGACAGTATCAATAGGGTATCTAGGTTTATCTTATGGAGGAATATTAGAAAAAACTGGTGTACTAAATACTCTGTTAAATAGTATGCAAACTATTACAAAAAATAGTAGAAATTTAATTTTATCACATATAGTAACAGGATTTTTGACTATAATGTTGTCTGCAAGTCCTTATGTTTCTATTTTAATTCCAGGAAGAATGTTTATTAAAGGTTATGAAAAATTAGGTATTAAAAAATCAGTAGCTTCAAGAACTTGTGAACATTCAGGAATATGTTTAGATCCTTTATTGCCTTGGTCATTAGGGGCTGTTTACTTCTCAGGAGTTTTAGGAGTAAAAACAATGGATTATGCTATTTATTGCATTCTATTATATGTTGTTCCATTAATTGCTACTTTTTATGCTATAACTGGAATATTTGTTTGGAAAGAAAATTCTAAGGAAGGAGTGAATGATTAA
- a CDS encoding RluA family pseudouridine synthase, translating into MKKYIVEHEYDGYEIGTYLKETKGYSSRGLRNLEIYLNGKRIKNNAKKIKKLNRIVVIEKEKSTGIKAMDIPIDIAYEDENLLIVNKEPYIIVHPTQKKVDKTLANAVVNYFEKTLGKTLVPRFYNRLDMNTSGLIIIAKNAYTQAFLQDKTEVKKTYKVIASGIIEKDDFFIKIPIGKVGDDLRRIELSEENGGKSAKTHIKVLEKNYEKNITFLEARLYTGRTHQIRAHLSLIGHSLVGDELYGGDMKLAKRQMLHAYKLEFQNPKTLENLKIEIDIPVDMKEVLK; encoded by the coding sequence ATGAAAAAATATATAGTAGAACATGAATATGATGGCTATGAAATAGGAACTTATTTAAAAGAAACAAAGGGGTATTCAAGTAGAGGTCTGAGAAATTTAGAAATCTATTTGAATGGGAAAAGAATAAAAAATAATGCTAAAAAAATAAAAAAATTAAATAGAATAGTGGTAATTGAAAAAGAAAAAAGTACTGGGATAAAAGCTATGGATATTCCTATTGATATAGCTTATGAAGATGAAAATTTACTTATAGTTAATAAAGAGCCATATATAATTGTTCACCCCACACAAAAAAAAGTGGATAAAACTTTGGCAAATGCTGTTGTAAACTATTTTGAAAAAACATTGGGAAAAACACTTGTTCCTAGATTTTATAATCGTTTAGATATGAATACATCAGGGCTTATAATAATTGCAAAAAATGCTTATACTCAAGCTTTCCTACAAGATAAAACAGAAGTAAAAAAAACATATAAAGTTATTGCAAGTGGAATAATAGAAAAGGATGATTTTTTTATTAAAATACCTATTGGAAAAGTGGGAGATGATTTGAGAAGGATAGAACTTTCTGAGGAAAATGGAGGAAAATCTGCTAAAACTCATATAAAAGTCTTAGAAAAAAATTATGAAAAAAATATTACCTTTCTTGAAGCCAGATTATATACAGGTAGAACTCATCAAATAAGAGCTCATTTATCACTTATTGGTCATTCTTTGGTAGGAGATGAACTTTATGGTGGAGATATGAAATTAGCAAAAAGACAAATGCTTCATGCTTATAAGCTAGAGTTTCAAAATCCAAAAACATTAGAAAATTTGAAAATTGAAATTGATATTCCTGTTGATATGAAAGAAGTTTTGAAATAA
- the gap gene encoding type I glyceraldehyde-3-phosphate dehydrogenase, with protein sequence MAVKVAINGFGRIGRLALRVMSKNKDFDVVAINDLTDAKTLAHLFKYDSAQGRFDGTIEVTDDGFVVNGDSIKVFAKANPEELPWKDLGVDVVLECTGFFTSKEKAEAHIKAGAKKVVISAPATGDLKTVVYNVNDNILDGSETVISGASCTTNCLAPMAKVLNDKFGIVEGLMTTIHAYTNDQNTLDAPHKKGDLRRARAAAENIVPNTTGAAKAIGLVIPELKGKLDGAAQRVPVITGSITELVTVLGKEVTVEEINAAMKAASNESFGYTEEPLVSSDIIGISFGSLFDATQTKVLTVDGKQLVKTVAWYDNEMSYTSQLIRTLKKFVEISK encoded by the coding sequence ATGGCAGTAAAAGTTGCAATTAACGGATTTGGGAGAATAGGAAGATTAGCATTAAGAGTTATGAGTAAAAATAAGGATTTTGATGTTGTTGCTATCAATGACTTAACTGATGCAAAAACATTAGCACACCTTTTTAAATATGATTCAGCACAAGGAAGATTTGATGGAACTATTGAAGTTACAGATGATGGTTTTGTAGTAAATGGAGATAGTATAAAAGTATTTGCTAAAGCTAATCCAGAAGAATTACCTTGGAAAGATTTAGGAGTAGATGTAGTTCTTGAATGTACTGGTTTCTTTACAAGTAAAGAAAAAGCAGAAGCTCATATTAAAGCAGGAGCTAAAAAAGTAGTAATTTCTGCACCAGCTACTGGAGATTTAAAAACAGTTGTTTATAATGTAAATGATAATATATTAGATGGAAGTGAAACTGTAATATCAGGAGCTTCTTGTACAACTAACTGTCTTGCTCCAATGGCAAAAGTTTTAAATGATAAATTTGGAATTGTTGAAGGATTAATGACAACTATCCATGCTTATACAAATGACCAAAATACATTAGATGCTCCTCATAAAAAAGGTGATTTAAGAAGAGCAAGAGCTGCTGCTGAAAATATTGTTCCTAATACAACAGGAGCTGCAAAAGCTATTGGACTTGTTATTCCTGAATTAAAAGGAAAACTAGATGGAGCTGCTCAAAGAGTACCTGTTATAACTGGTTCAATAACTGAACTTGTAACAGTTTTAGGTAAAGAAGTTACTGTTGAAGAAATTAATGCTGCTATGAAAGCTGCAAGCAATGAATCATTTGGATATACAGAAGAACCATTAGTATCAAGTGATATTATAGGAATTAGTTTTGGTTCATTGTTTGATGCAACTCAAACAAAAGTTTTAACAGTTGATGGAAAACAATTAGTAAAAACTGTTGCTTGGTATGATAATGAAATGTCTTATACATCTCAACTTATTAGAACATTAAAGAAATTTGTTGAAATTTCTAAATAA
- a CDS encoding phosphoglycerate kinase, whose amino-acid sequence MKKIITDLDLNNKKVLMRVDFNVPMKDGKITDENRIVQALPTIKYVLEHNAKLILFSHLGKVKIEEDKATKSLKAVAEKLSELLGKNVTFIPETRGEKLESAINNLKSGEVLMFENTRFEDLDGKKESKNDSELGKYWASLGDVFVNDAFGTAHRAHASNVGIAENIGNGNSAVGFLVEKELKFIGEAVNNPKRPLIAILGGAKVSDKIGVIENLLTKADKILIGGAMMFTFLKAEGKNIGTSLVEDDKLDLAKDLLAKSNGKIVLPVDTVIASEFKNDIEFSTVDVDNIPNNKMGLDIGEKTVTLFDSYIKTAKTVVWNGPMGVFEMSNFAKGTIGVCESIANLTDAVTIIGGGDSAAAAISLGYADKFTHISTGGGASLEFLEGKVLPGVEAISNK is encoded by the coding sequence ATGAAAAAAATTATAACTGATTTAGATTTAAATAATAAAAAAGTTCTTATGAGAGTAGATTTTAATGTTCCTATGAAAGATGGAAAAATTACTGATGAAAATAGAATTGTTCAAGCATTGCCTACAATAAAATATGTTTTAGAACATAATGCTAAACTTATTTTATTTTCACATTTAGGAAAAGTTAAAATAGAAGAAGATAAGGCTACAAAAAGTTTAAAAGCTGTTGCTGAAAAATTATCAGAACTTTTAGGAAAAAATGTAACTTTTATTCCTGAAACAAGAGGAGAAAAATTAGAATCTGCTATTAATAATTTAAAATCTGGTGAAGTATTGATGTTTGAAAATACAAGATTTGAAGATTTAGATGGTAAAAAGGAATCTAAAAATGATTCTGAATTAGGTAAATATTGGGCATCACTAGGGGATGTTTTTGTAAATGATGCTTTTGGAACTGCTCATAGAGCTCATGCTTCTAATGTAGGAATTGCAGAAAATATTGGAAATGGAAATTCAGCTGTTGGTTTCTTAGTTGAAAAAGAATTAAAATTTATTGGTGAAGCAGTAAATAATCCAAAAAGACCATTAATTGCTATTTTAGGAGGAGCAAAAGTTTCTGATAAAATAGGGGTTATTGAAAATCTATTGACTAAGGCTGATAAAATTCTAATTGGTGGAGCTATGATGTTTACTTTCCTAAAAGCAGAAGGGAAAAATATTGGAACTTCATTGGTTGAAGATGATAAATTAGACTTGGCTAAAGATTTATTAGCTAAATCAAATGGAAAAATAGTTTTACCTGTTGATACAGTTATTGCAAGTGAATTTAAAAATGATATTGAATTTTCTACTGTTGATGTAGATAATATTCCAAATAATAAAATGGGACTTGACATTGGTGAAAAAACTGTTACACTATTTGATAGTTACATAAAAACTGCTAAGACTGTTGTATGGAATGGACCTATGGGAGTATTTGAAATGTCTAACTTTGCAAAAGGAACAATAGGAGTATGTGAGTCAATAGCAAATTTAACTGACGCAGTAACAATAATAGGTGGAGGGGATTCTGCTGCTGCTGCAATTAGTTTGGGCTATGCAGATAAATTTACTCATATTTCTACTGGTGGAGGAGCATCTTTAGAATTCTTAGAAGGAAAAGTTTTACCAGGAGTCGAAGCTATATCAAATAAATAA
- a CDS encoding FMN-binding protein has protein sequence MKNLKSLMAISFAVLSLGSFAADKVYEATAEAKGYNEEGVPIVLTVKAIKKDGKVVVTDIVAKHQETDKIGAVAIEKLIEEVKTKQNYNKLDSVAGATSTSAGFRRAIRNAVKDIEKQN, from the coding sequence ATGAAAAATTTAAAAAGTTTAATGGCAATTTCTTTTGCTGTTTTAAGTCTAGGAAGTTTTGCAGCTGATAAAGTATATGAAGCTACAGCAGAAGCAAAAGGTTATAATGAAGAAGGAGTACCAATAGTTTTAACTGTAAAAGCAATAAAAAAAGATGGTAAGGTAGTTGTTACTGACATTGTTGCTAAACACCAAGAAACTGATAAAATAGGTGCAGTAGCAATAGAAAAATTAATAGAAGAAGTTAAAACAAAACAAAACTATAATAAATTAGATAGTGTTGCAGGTGCAACTTCTACTTCAGCAGGTTTTAGAAGAGCTATTAGAAATGCTGTTAAAGATATTGAAAAACAAAATTAA
- a CDS encoding FMN-binding protein, translating into MNFKDFGIREWLVIAFIILGLAAFAFEDIFKPKIYQAEGTGIGYNDDITLKVSAYKKKDKTIRVTNIEVEHADTDEIGGVAVQKLVDDIKAKQKLADIDFVAGATFTSEGFKEALDIAIDDIRNQE; encoded by the coding sequence ATGAATTTTAAAGATTTTGGAATTAGAGAATGGCTAGTTATTGCTTTTATTATTTTAGGTTTAGCAGCTTTTGCTTTTGAAGATATCTTTAAACCAAAAATATATCAAGCAGAAGGAACTGGAATAGGTTATAATGATGATATCACTTTAAAAGTTAGTGCTTATAAGAAAAAGGATAAAACAATTAGAGTAACTAATATTGAAGTTGAACATGCTGACACAGATGAAATTGGTGGTGTTGCTGTACAAAAATTAGTTGATGATATAAAAGCAAAACAAAAATTAGCTGATATTGATTTTGTTGCAGGAGCAACTTTTACATCAGAAGGTTTTAAAGAAGCTTTGGATATAGCCATTGATGATATAAGAAATCAAGAATAA
- a CDS encoding GNAT family N-acetyltransferase produces the protein MEKIILVKPNLFYADEILKYKKEFLKDESIINGAAGLDRFSIVEDWLEELEKRSNKDTVPEGLVPSSTYLGIREKDNYIVGMIDIRHCLNDFLLQAGGHIGCGVRKSERKKDYAKQMIKLALEKCRKLKIEKVLITCNDDNIASERSIISCGGKLEDIRTVDGKNYKRFWIEL, from the coding sequence ATGGAAAAAATTATTTTAGTAAAACCTAATTTATTTTATGCTGATGAGATTCTAAAATATAAAAAAGAATTTTTAAAAGATGAGTCTATTATAAATGGTGCAGCTGGACTAGATAGATTTTCTATTGTTGAGGATTGGCTAGAAGAATTAGAAAAGAGGAGTAATAAAGATACAGTCCCAGAAGGTCTTGTCCCTTCATCTACTTATTTAGGTATAAGAGAAAAAGATAATTATATTGTTGGAATGATAGATATTAGACACTGTTTAAATGATTTTTTACTACAAGCAGGTGGGCATATTGGTTGTGGTGTTAGAAAATCTGAAAGGAAAAAAGATTATGCTAAGCAAATGATAAAACTTGCCTTAGAAAAATGTAGGAAATTGAAAATAGAAAAAGTTTTAATTACTTGTAATGATGATAATATAGCTAGTGAAAGAAGTATTATATCCTGTGGAGGAAAACTTGAAGATATAAGAACTGTTGATGGAAAGAATTATAAAAGATTTTGGATAGAATTATAA
- a CDS encoding MetQ/NlpA family ABC transporter substrate-binding protein: MKFTKLFGTVGAFLLLSAGALAGTLKVGATPVPHAEILKLIKPDLKKQGVDLKIVEFTDYVTPNLALSDKEIDANFFQHKPYLDKFIEERKLNLVSLGNVHVEPLGLYSKKIKSINDLKKGDTIAIPSDPSNGGRALILLHNKGVITLKDPKNLFATEFDIVKNPKKLKFKPTEVAQLPRILPDVTAAIINGNYALQANLSPAKDSLILEGKESPYANILVVRKGDEKKEDIQKLLKALRSEKVKKYINEKYSDGSVVPAF; the protein is encoded by the coding sequence ATGAAATTTACAAAATTATTTGGAACTGTAGGAGCATTTTTATTACTATCAGCAGGAGCATTAGCTGGAACTTTAAAAGTTGGAGCAACACCAGTTCCTCATGCTGAAATCTTAAAATTAATTAAACCAGATTTAAAGAAACAAGGAGTAGATTTAAAAATAGTGGAATTTACAGATTATGTAACACCTAACTTAGCATTATCTGATAAAGAAATTGATGCTAACTTCTTCCAACACAAACCTTATCTTGATAAGTTTATTGAAGAAAGGAAATTAAATCTTGTTTCATTAGGAAATGTGCATGTTGAACCACTTGGATTATATTCTAAGAAAATTAAATCTATAAATGATTTGAAAAAGGGAGATACAATAGCAATTCCTAGTGATCCATCAAATGGAGGAAGAGCATTAATTTTATTACACAATAAAGGAGTTATAACTTTAAAAGATCCTAAAAATTTATTTGCAACAGAATTTGATATAGTTAAAAACCCTAAAAAGTTAAAATTTAAACCAACTGAAGTTGCACAATTACCAAGAATTTTACCTGATGTAACGGCTGCTATTATTAATGGAAACTATGCTTTACAAGCTAATTTATCACCAGCTAAGGATTCATTAATATTAGAAGGTAAAGAATCTCCTTATGCAAATATACTTGTTGTTCGTAAAGGTGATGAAAAGAAAGAAGATATTCAAAAATTACTAAAAGCTTTACGTAGTGAAAAAGTTAAAAAATATATAAATGAAAAATATAGTGATGGTTCTGTTGTTCCAGCATTCTAA
- a CDS encoding methionine ABC transporter permease: MEISSLIEPLFENFENPIVSMLAVSTVETIYMVFLSTIFSLLLGFPIGVLLVITKEDGIYEMKKFNAILGVIINALRSFPFIILMILLFPLSRFVVGSTIGATAAIVPLSIGAAPFVARIVEGALLEVDYGLIEASQSMGASNSTIIFKVMLPECYSTLVHGIIVTIISLIGYSAMAGTIGAGGLGDLAIRFGYLRFKLDIMIYAIIIIIILVQVIQSVGNYIVYRRQKKLGK; encoded by the coding sequence ATGGAGATTAGTTCTTTAATTGAGCCTCTATTTGAAAACTTTGAAAATCCTATTGTAAGTATGCTTGCTGTTTCAACAGTTGAAACTATATATATGGTATTTCTTTCAACAATATTTTCATTGTTACTTGGATTTCCAATAGGAGTGCTACTTGTTATAACAAAAGAAGATGGCATATATGAAATGAAAAAATTTAATGCCATCTTAGGTGTCATAATAAATGCTTTGAGATCCTTTCCTTTCATTATCTTGATGATACTTTTATTTCCACTATCAAGATTTGTAGTTGGCTCAACAATAGGGGCAACAGCAGCTATCGTGCCACTTTCGATAGGAGCTGCACCTTTTGTGGCAAGAATAGTTGAAGGAGCATTACTTGAAGTTGACTATGGACTTATAGAAGCTAGTCAAAGTATGGGAGCTAGCAATTCAACAATTATTTTTAAGGTTATGCTACCAGAATGTTACTCAACTTTAGTTCATGGAATTATAGTAACTATAATTAGCTTAATTGGTTATTCAGCAATGGCTGGTACAATAGGTGCTGGTGGACTTGGAGATTTAGCAATAAGATTTGGATATTTAAGATTTAAGCTTGATATAATGATTTATGCAATAATTATAATAATCATTTTAGTTCAAGTTATTCAATCAGTTGGTAATTATATCGTATATAGAAGACAAAAAAAATTAGGAAAATAA